cagcttttaaatgatcattccaCTTAATAAAGATTCATTCAGCTATATTAACCATGTAAAAAGGTAATTGCcctcctaaacctaataactggttgtgccactcttggcagtaacaactgcaattAAACATTTGTGATAACTTGTTAGGagtcttttacatcactgtggcggaattttgttttaatttggctaCATTGTAGAGCTTCTAAGCTTGGACTGTCTGTTAAAGATCTTGCCACAGCATTTTAAAGGAACTTTGAAGTCAGGCCTTTGACTTAGCCacaaaaaaaccttttattttttattttttttatttttttatgccaTTTAGAGGTGGACTTACTTgcgtgctttgggtcattgtcctgctgcgtAATCCAATTGCGCTTAAGCTTTCACCATctgtggataatggctcttaCTGGGgtttgtgaagtttaaaagcCTTAGCAATAGACCgtttcaaatgaatattcatgagTCCAGGAAGTGACGTGGATGTTCCTAAGACGCTTCCGCTTGGTGGTAAACAGCGCTCAGAACAATAGCGATTGAGCACAACTTCTTCAATTCTTTTGCGCTAGTTCAGGTGTGATTTATTGACAGTATGTCTAAATTAAAGTTAGGACCATGTTGTTCGGTTGGCGGATGTTCCCTCAGGCCAGGTACAAACTTGCTTTCAGAAATTAAGGTGAACAGATTTCCAAAAGAACGCACAGTGAAACGCTTGGATTGCTGCTGTAAATAGGGACGGCTGGATACCCACTATCAactcttataataaatgtaatatatattatttcataataaaatattgtaaacaaATGTACTCAGCTGAACGCTGTTCTCATggtgtcttgtccctgacgtttagcttacgtgtattaaaatacgcaggcgcttaatatttgtattaatagtacagaataaacataaacctAACATAAGCCTTAAAAAGTTCACATTTTCCTTAGAATACGGTGTAAAAGCCATAACTTTATAAGACTATATTTTGGGGAAATGtcactatatggaattatattaacagcttaattagctgtaataattagcttagcttaattattaaatgacacgcagacctgtaaagaaacatggttctacttttgtaatacaaaaagtaaacataCTATTTATGAATTCATtgtgcttactgtaaaatatttaatgtatttccagttaggctataaaaaaatagttttagcaTTAGCTAATATGTTCTAATTCAGTAATAAGtaattcactgtggtttgtcatattttttatcatattataatggctcttagctcaacagacacaaaaggggagatgacaataattattttaataattaattgtatgcgTTCAAACTGCGGTATGCTTTCACTGCCTCTCTGGTGTAAACACTCCGTTTCAACAAGGTAGTGACACACGGCTGGGTATGTTACCTCAGGCAAACGTTTTATGTCAGCGGAAAAACACTGACTTCTTAAATTCTCCTCAAAAGGGGCTGGTAAAGATACTTGATGATCTATCATAAATTTCTGCTTATGTCGCGTTTGTTTCGCGTTTTGTTGACTCGCAAAGTACGAGCTCGTCATGTTGACAgctggatggatgtttaaaaatggcgctaccggaacagacatgcgcagtagcgttgttattgtttacctCATTGAAACGGTCTATAGCTTTCTAGCACTTTCCAAACTTAAAGGTTTCAATGATTTTATTTTGcatatgtatttaaatatgttaagaAATCTGTTAAGaaaccttttagcctgcttcacaTGGCCAGACAGTTCTATTTAAGTTTAGATTtaacaggtactggactagcaatcaaaaggtcgctggtacaagccccaccactgccaggttgccactgttgggcccttcagcaaggcccttaaccatcagttgcttagacaatatactgtcacagtactgtaagtcgctgtggataaaagcgtctgctaaatgtcgaaaatgtaaacaggTCTTGCAGTAATCAagtctgggtgtggctagtaaaGTTGTCCATTTATGCTGGTTAACTGGTTGTTCAATAGTTAAGTGGGCAATCACTTTTTCATGGTAAACCAGTTGTTGTTATGGGtaataatgaaatgaataaCTGATCGATTACTCAATGAACAAGTCACTGTTTAATCAATGCAGTTGATTTAAATTTAGTTTTTCCTTCCACTCCCCCCCCCTCCACTTTTCTAATGACGTTTGTGTAGACACTCCCCTGCCAACAGCaccactgggattcaaacccgtTTCTTGGCAGTGGTGTTGATTAAAATGGTTTCTTTATTTCATTGCTGATAGCTGATGGGTATTTTAAAATCAAGAACAAACATGCAgttaactcacacacaccagcagCATACAAAGTGACTGTAGTGAGTAAGTCTGATTCGGCAGAACTTCAACCCCCTTAACACTCAGTAAATCTACTGTGTGTCACTGTGGTGCCGCTGGTAATTAAACTGCACATAGTAATTATATCGAACGCGGCTGTGAGTCTACATGCATGTCATAATATCCATGCTTATGGTACTGTTTTGCCATACTGTCACATCTGGCTGTTTTATCAAACAGCACCTAAAGCTGATATAAAACGTGATGTAATATTTGTATTGGTTGTTATAATCCTCTCAGGTAACTCTTAACGATGTATTATCAGCTAAAAAGTGCAAAGCAAAATATGCATCCCTAAAAACCTCATTTTTCCTCGCTTCTGAGCAACATTATACGTTATAGCTTCAGTGCCTTCACCACACACATGCCTGGGCTGGAAGGAAAGTGTGCATAGTTTAGATTTAGCTTCAACTGGGCAGAGGCAAGGGTGTATGACTGCATGTGGTAATACAGACCGTCTCGAGCCAGAAGCGATCCAGGTCGGCTCTGCGTTGTTGTTTGGTAAGAGTGATGAGCCAGCGGCCGCCTTGTTTATTTCTTTCATCCTCCCACATAGGTTCAATGCCATCCTGCTCTCAAAATGGGCACAGTCACATGTCTTGCAACACACAAaggtttaaataaatgcaatgaCTTAAGTTGAGTTCATCTCATTACAGTGCTTACCTTAAAGAGTGAGTAGTCACATCCAGACATTAAATTACTTGATACCTGAATGTGATTGTAAAGCCTACAAAGAGAAAATcagaataaagtaaatgtaatatgtGGTCTATATAGACTCTATTCACAGAGAAATTGAGACATTTTCTGCAACAAGACGGGTTATTTGATCATACTTCTGAACCCTTATTTAAACAGCAAAAGTAAAAAGAACTGACATATAATGTACTCACTtaattttgtaaattgtaaatataaacacattttgaatcTGACGCCTGCAACATACTCCACGGACTGAGAATCTATAAGAAAAGTGACAGTGCTACGCTCTGAGCCACCATGCAGTGCAACTGTACATAATTTTGTAAAAAGATTTAAGGAAAACAGTTTATTAGTGAATTACGGTGCAGATACCTTACAGCAACATGAAGCATTTGTCATCCTGCCCCATTTACAGTCTTTAAAGATTCATTGTCTATGCGGAAGATTGAAGAAGCAGTTGCAAAGGCTAAACATGTCAAATTTAAGGGAAAAGTTGAGTTTAAGAGTACAAATTTCTTCATGAAGCGCGTTGAGTTTAAAGATTTCgcgtttaggggacgttgagttacaaggtaccactgtaactggttgtgccactcTTGGCAGATTCAACTGCAAGCAAACATTTGTGATAACTTGTGATGAGTCTCACTCTTCTTTGCAAAATTGTTTTAATCCGGCTACATTGGAAAGTTTCTAAGCATGGACTTCCCATTAAAGATCTTGCCACTGCATCTCAAAGGAATTTTAGTCAGGCCTTTGTCTTAGCCAACTGTGCTTGAGCtttttgtggataatggctcttaTTGGGGTTTGCTGAAGTTTTAGAGCCTTAGCAATAGCTTTCTAACCCTTTCCAAACTTGTAGATTTCAATGATTTTATTTTGCATATGTACTTAAATCTGTTAAGAATTTGGCTtctggcgcagcggtaaaaagacacgctgcaaccggagctggatctcgagtatgttgtatcgaatccagctctgccttaccgaccGAGATGAGAGGAgttgaggaaggagtgctcttagggtgtgtctctctgcacgCAACGCgaggtggcaagatgcatacggcatctcctcggtcagggcagggatcgtcagaggcagagaggatgcgtgatgcaaattgggcaattggatgcgctaaagggggagaaaaagggagaaaaaaaaaaagaatgtggcTTCATGTGCTGCTTTTAAGACCTTCCAGCCTGCTttacattgccagacaggttttATTAAAGTGATTTAGATTAAACAGGTCTTGCAGTAATCAagtctgggtgtggctagtaaaGTTGAATGCACTTGTTCATTTATTCTGGTTGACCGGTTGTTCAGTAGTTAAGGGGGCGATCACTGTTTCACAACTTTTTggcagacagacaaaaaaactaattaagCAAATCTTTGCAGTTTATGCTTGCATGCACTtttcaacatttatttctgaagGGTCCGCTACAACCTGAAATCAGAAAAAGTGTTTCTtagatttacttttatttttatttaattgcagacactaTTAAAACAAGATATTGGAGGGTTTCATTTAGCTCAGAGatggacttgcttgtgtgctttgGATCATCGTCCTactgacaacgctgtccacggagtgggataggaaacgcggagtggacttagcaaatctccgttctcttcctcgttcctcacagccaactacacaacaataccacttgaaaatggcattgcttaatgttcgttcactcaacacaaaaagtactgtacttagtgaatttatatctgacagtgaactagactttttctgtctcactgaaacttggcataaacccttggattattttacgttaaatcagaccacgccaatgggatactcgtatattgatgaacctcgtatggaagggcgaggtggtggtgttgctgcagtctatagggatgatattaaaataaccactttgtcttttcctgctgctctttcttttgaacacctggctttcaagttgtcagggcctactcctctggtcactgctgtagtttatcgtccgccaaagccaaacgcttcctttctctctgatttttcagattttttaacccagcttagtgccctctcatcctctgtactgcttatgggtgattttaacatccatattgatgacaacaactgtaaatttgccagggaatttttggaattgttacagtgttttaatttcacacaacatatacattttccaactcataaaaaaggtcatactcttgaccttgtctgctctactggtgtcctagctcatcagccgtccagccatgaccttactgtctctgatcatttgacaatcatcatggacattgaggtcactaggcccatcactagagctaaacgtaaaatatccttcaggaatcttcaatatatctctccctctgctttctcagattctcttgttaaaaagatgtctgtctgtcctgtactgtctagtaattcatctgaccttgtcgattactataatgacatactcgcctcatgtcttgatgagctggctcctttgagaaccaaatttgtttcatttagtcattccgcaccatggtacacaattgagcttcaccaaatgaaatcccgtaaacgccagcttgaaagactttataagaaaaccggtctaacagtacattatcagatttattctgattatcttcaacattacaaagacgctcttacggcagcccgatccacttactattccgaactcatacatgctggatcaacaaatcctaagactctcttttccacaataaataaacttctcaaaccagttgacaatactaccaattcctttacagttgacaagtgtaactcttacctctcattttttcaaacaaaagttgagaatatccacaattttctgacagtttcccctgtcatctctgtttctccgcctatctcatctcaatttattacccagcctctgtctcagttctcacctgtgtctcttttggacctatctgagatcttaacagggatgcgaagctccacttgtgttttggatcctgctccatcaaaacttgttaagggttgttttccagttatctcatcacttatcacagagataatcaattcctctcttagttctggctcagtccctcaatcactcaaattggctgctgttactcccatacttaaaaaacctggacttgactctaacattatgagtaactttcggcccatttccaatcttccatttctgtcgaaaatactggaacgtgttgttgcctcacagctcaaagatcacctaaattccaataatctatttgaatcatttcagtctggtttccgcccccagcacagcactgagtcagccctcctcaaagtcacaaatgaccttcttctttcctcagactctggacaaattaatattctcgtcctccttgatcttactgcagcttttgacaccattaatcactccattcttctgtcccgccttgaatcctctgtcaacatcactggtactgcccttttgtggttaaggtcatatctcgtaaacagacaacagtttgttaatatcaacaattgtagttctgccattgctccactgtcccaaggcgttccccaaggctcagtgttaggtccccttttgtttattctttatatgctcccccttggtgacatcatacgtcggcatggtttacatttccactgctatgctgatgatattcagctttacatctcctccaaatccattaatactgaacttcactccactctgacaaattgcatcactgaaatgaaattgtggatgaaagctaatttcctcaaattaaactgtgaaaaatcagatatgatcattgtaggtcctacatccctggcaaaaaccacaaaaaattttcaaattaccattgataatgacactttgtctccgtcttctaacatccgaaatcttggtgtaatttttgatagcaacctctcttttgaccgccatgtaaatcacatcaccaaaactgctttctttcatctaaaaaacatagcacgtctacgtccatcactctccttttctgccgccgaaaccttgattcatgcttttattacatccagaattgattattgcaatagcatcctttatggtacatctaacaaaatcctaaaaaaacttcagtatatccagaattcagctgctcgcctccttactcatactcgctcccgtgatcatattacacctgttctacaaaaacttcattggcttcccgttgctcaacgcattcaattcaaaattcttctattcactcacaaagctctccataatcaggccccatcctacctcaccgacctgctccatcagcacattccctcccgtagccttcgctcttctgaggctaacctactgtccataccctctaggaccaagcaccggacctggggtgacagggccttttccatagctgctccatctttatggaatgctctccccaaacacctacgagattgtcctgacctgtccaaattcaagtcacttctcaaaactcatctattcaatatggcatttaacttgtaacaacacgaaataaatgcttttatttttgctattctttttaatagtttttatacttagatcacgacagaaatgtgaagtcctagatcctaaaacttgtaaagttttcagtttcctgattgcatgtaaatctgtcctgtttctgtctaattttaagaaattgttctatatttgttgttctctcataatttagctaatttttaatgaactgtcttatgctgctctctttgtttttatcttaattattcttgatgttgatgtactattttgattttgtactatgatttgtatggtgtatgtacgtatttgttttgattatttgtcttatgtaaagcgtctttgagtatcttgaaaagcgctatataaataaaatgtattattattattattattattactgcataACCCAGATGCACTGGAGCTTTGTGTCACAAAATGACAGGCAGACATTCTCCCTCAGGATTTTATGATGAAGAGCAGAATGTATCCCACCATCTCACTACCACCAGCATGActgactgttggtatgatgttttTAAGGTGTTAGCTTTGCGCCAGATGTAACAGGAATCCTCTTTGAAACATTTGTTCAATCTATGATTATTTAAACAAGTATAAAAGCATGAATTTAAAAACTGAAAGGAAGCATGTTTCTGCTGACtgctatatttttttatattcattacATTCATCTTAATAATATAAGAAATAATCTATTTCTGGCACACAGCTAGACCAGGGTCATTCACTCTAACATGCTGATTCATGAGAGTGACCAGTGCTGTAACTTACGCCCAAAAGTCCTCAACTGTGTCAAACTTAGAGATAAGCCGCAGGTTGGCTTGCCAggttttgtttttatcattCTTGAAAAACCACAGAGCCCATCTGAAAAACACAATATTATTTGGCATGACTTATATCAGGTCTAACAGCATGAATGATTTAAAGGTTTTTATAAAGAAACCTTTacagataatagatagataataaaaaaaataaccaaaaccggtggtccgggtcctttctctgtggagtttgcatgttctccccgtgtctgcgtgggtttcctccgggtgctccggtttcttcccacattccaaagacgtgcaagtgaggtgaattggagatacaaaattgtccaagactgtgtttgatataaccttgtgaactgatgaagcttgtgtaatgagtaactactgttcctgtcatgaatttaaccaacgtgtaaaacatgacgttaaaatcctaataaacaaacaaacactattgAGACTCAATTCCTTTTGGAACACAGCAAAGACAAACTAACCTGGTTCTGCATCAAGAcaatattaatgttatattatcAGTATACACAAATTACCCTATTACTAAGCAAAGGTTTTCATGGCTTTATTAGGTTCCCAAAACAATGTCTTTACCCCctatgtaaaatattttacaattctATTTATCTGGACACTTAAATAGCATGGcataaaaacatatatatttgACTGCTTTTGAGACTGTCCTGCTTCACATTGCCTAGTAAATTGTACTAAAACTATGTTTAAAttcaaataattaattaaacaactTTTTAAACCAATAGTCTATATTTTATCTGAAAACAAATGTACTATTGAATTatctgaaaatgcatttatggGAGCCAAAAAAAGGCTGTGgtgacagacagaaaacccaGCTGACACTCTACAGGGAGCAATACGAGAGGCTGAGGAAACGTCAGGGACTAAAACATGAGTTAGAGTATGAGGAAGGTTAAAGCTAAAGTTAATCCTACTAGTAATGGGTCACAACACCTACAGTAGAAGACTACAAGTAAATTCTTGCAATGAGAATAACATTATCTGGACCCATTACCTGGAGTCCCATGGTGGTCCTTTTCCAATGTTGAATAAAATGAAGGGGATGCTGACAAATTGTGCATAACATGCAATGAGCCCCGGTCAAAGGTACTTTTTTCATATTAAGTTCCCAAACTctgcattacataaaaaatcCCTAGACATAGGAAATCATAAAACGCACCAACAGCCTCTTTACAAAATGCCAAAGTGTTCACAACACTAATGACtgattttaaaacaatgttctATTTACCTGTTTTGTAATGGATGTTTGATGTAATCTTCAGGACTCACAATTGCTTGCTTAGAAGAATCAGTTTGCTCTTCTTCTGAATTAGCTGTATTTGATATAATATCCTATAAACAAGACAGACAGAGTAATTAAGAATGTGATGACAATTAGTGACTTCATCACATTTCACTTTCTCCCATTCAATCAGTACCACTGTGCATTCATACGTATTTGAGACAGAATTTGTAAAGGCATTTCAAAGACTGTAGGAATAGTGCAGGATGCCACACAGGAACATGTATTCCAGGAACCAGAGTTTGATCTACAGTACAACTCttgtcactgtctgtaagaagTGTCATGTTTTCAAAGAGTTTAAGTACTACAGTTTCTTTGCACCTCCCAGATATATTATCTTGGTCAGGCAGATGGATAGGCTGCCTGACCAAGATAAGAATGTTAATATGATCAAAGAAAGCCAACATTAAAAtgacaatttatttattgtcatatTATTAAACTGTTTGATGTTGTGCCCCTTCCAACGGAGATGTaacagcaccccccccccccccacacacacacacacgtcaccaATCGCACAAAAAACATTGCGAAAGCTCTCGACAAGCCAaaataattaacgttgtgcacattatACACACGATGCAATTTTGATGTTTAAAAATACGTATTACTTCATGTAGATAATACATCCCGATCCCATGTGAGCCGATACTATGAACACATGATATAAACTCGTGGTTCACTTtagtaaatcgtaagcggttcttgctttgggtgtagatgagagcagaaaacgttacagagccaagaAGAGGCAAAAGTTCATaaattactaagttggttagttcaggatcatctgatctgactgactaaacttttagctccacaggcagaacgagtctgactcggttaccgctctgtggtaatactcagtgtaattaagcctgagctttatgaggtaagcgagtcacacacaATGTTCCAGtaactggtgtttatttaaaaccgcaacatccattataac
The nucleotide sequence above comes from Trichomycterus rosablanca isolate fTriRos1 chromosome 8, fTriRos1.hap1, whole genome shotgun sequence. Encoded proteins:
- the eif4ea gene encoding eukaryotic translation initiation factor 4E-1A isoform X2; its protein translation is MYYLHEDIISNTANSEEEQTDSSKQAIVSPEDYIKHPLQNRWALWFFKNDKNKTWQANLRLISKFDTVEDFWALYNHIQVSSNLMSGCDYSLFKDGIEPMWEDERNKQGGRWLITLTKQQRRADLDRFWLETLLCLVGEAFDDHSDDVCGAVVNVRTKGDKISIWTTDYQNKDAIIHIGRVYKDRLGVPPKVIIGYQSHADTATKSGSTTKNKFVV
- the eif4ea gene encoding eukaryotic translation initiation factor 4E-1A isoform X1, which gives rise to MATAEPDIISNTANSEEEQTDSSKQAIVSPEDYIKHPLQNRWALWFFKNDKNKTWQANLRLISKFDTVEDFWALYNHIQVSSNLMSGCDYSLFKDGIEPMWEDERNKQGGRWLITLTKQQRRADLDRFWLETLLCLVGEAFDDHSDDVCGAVVNVRTKGDKISIWTTDYQNKDAIIHIGRVYKDRLGVPPKVIIGYQSHADTATKSGSTTKNKFVV
- the eif4ea gene encoding eukaryotic translation initiation factor 4E-1A isoform X3, whose protein sequence is MRIDIISNTANSEEEQTDSSKQAIVSPEDYIKHPLQNRWALWFFKNDKNKTWQANLRLISKFDTVEDFWALYNHIQVSSNLMSGCDYSLFKDGIEPMWEDERNKQGGRWLITLTKQQRRADLDRFWLETLLCLVGEAFDDHSDDVCGAVVNVRTKGDKISIWTTDYQNKDAIIHIGRVYKDRLGVPPKVIIGYQSHADTATKSGSTTKNKFVV